In Methylomagnum ishizawai, one DNA window encodes the following:
- the phoU gene encoding phosphate signaling complex protein PhoU, which yields MNGQEQPSTVPKVEGHTVRRFDGEMNQIHLKVLEMGGLALAQLRDALRALKYKDAALAQAIAPRENRIDHLEVEADAEVLGLIARRCPMGGDLRMVMAVSKSVTDLERIGDEAMRIATIAQHIYGKEGAEPNAQLLRDVHLMGDFVVELVEDALRAFDLLGEDLATEVIAQQDKLEDEFEAGLRRLMTYVMEDARNIGFAISVILIIKSLERIGAHAANLAEYVIFQVRGMDVRHQGAPTAP from the coding sequence ATGAACGGGCAGGAACAACCCTCGACGGTACCCAAGGTGGAGGGGCATACGGTGCGCCGCTTCGACGGCGAAATGAACCAAATCCACCTCAAGGTGCTGGAAATGGGCGGCTTGGCCCTGGCCCAACTCAGGGACGCCTTGCGCGCCCTCAAGTACAAGGATGCGGCCCTGGCCCAGGCCATCGCGCCCAGGGAGAACCGGATCGATCATCTGGAAGTCGAGGCCGATGCCGAGGTGTTGGGCTTGATCGCCCGGCGCTGTCCGATGGGCGGGGATTTGCGCATGGTGATGGCGGTGTCGAAGAGCGTCACCGATCTCGAACGCATCGGCGACGAAGCCATGCGTATCGCCACCATCGCCCAGCACATCTATGGCAAGGAAGGGGCTGAACCCAACGCGCAGTTGCTCCGGGATGTGCATCTCATGGGCGATTTCGTGGTGGAGCTGGTGGAGGATGCGCTGAGGGCGTTCGATCTCCTGGGCGAGGATTTGGCGACCGAGGTCATCGCCCAGCAGGACAAACTCGAAGACGAATTCGAGGCCGGATTGCGCCGCTTGATGACCTATGTCATGGAGGACGCCCGCAACATCGGCTTCGCCATCAGCGTCATCCTCATCATCAAATCCTTGGAGCGCATCGGCGCCCATGCCGCCAATCTCGCGGAATACGTGATTTTCCAGGTCCGGGGCATGGACGTCCGCCACCAGGGTGCGCCCACCGCGCCATAG
- the pstC gene encoding phosphate ABC transporter permease subunit PstC — translation MEKSTFLVLLLLLSAVAFHLGRKRSLAVAGGSVRNLHSLPSYYGYYTALWCGIPTLLLLFFWLCFEGKLVTDLVVSGLPESMRSADPDRLGLLVNDIRNVASHSVAEGADPAIRAAAERYLHYHAFSNILLSLLGVCLALAGAAFAYQRIACEHRARNQVERVLRMFLIGCSVLAIFTTIGIVLSVLFESIRFFQKVPITEFLFGLKWSPQMAIRADQVGSSGAFGAVPLITGTLLISFIAMVVAVPIGLLSAIYLSEYAGSRFRAIAKPLLEILAGIPTVVYGFFAALVVAPFVRDLGAHLGLVVSSESALAAGFVMGIMIIPFVSSLSDDFINAVPQSLRDGAYALGATQAETIRQVVMPAALPGIVGGVLLAVSRAIGETMIVVMAAGLTANLTANPLEAVTTVTTQIVTLLVGDQEFDSPKTLAAFALGLVLFLLTLVLNIVALHVVRKYREQYE, via the coding sequence ATGGAGAAATCGACCTTTCTTGTGCTGTTGCTGCTGCTGAGCGCGGTGGCTTTCCACCTCGGGCGCAAGCGTTCCTTGGCGGTGGCGGGCGGCAGCGTGCGGAACCTGCACTCGCTGCCCAGCTATTACGGCTATTACACGGCCTTGTGGTGCGGCATCCCGACCTTGCTGCTGTTGTTCTTCTGGCTGTGCTTCGAGGGCAAGCTGGTCACCGACCTCGTGGTTTCCGGCCTGCCCGAATCCATGCGCTCGGCGGACCCGGACCGGCTCGGCCTCTTGGTCAACGATATCCGCAACGTGGCGAGCCACTCGGTGGCGGAGGGTGCCGATCCGGCCATCCGGGCGGCGGCGGAACGTTATCTACACTACCACGCCTTCAGCAACATCCTGCTGAGCCTCCTCGGGGTGTGCCTGGCCTTGGCCGGTGCGGCTTTCGCCTACCAGCGCATCGCCTGCGAGCATCGCGCCCGCAACCAGGTCGAGCGGGTGTTGCGGATGTTCTTGATCGGTTGTTCGGTGCTGGCGATCTTCACCACCATCGGCATCGTGCTGTCGGTGTTGTTCGAGTCGATCCGCTTCTTCCAGAAAGTGCCGATCACCGAATTCTTGTTCGGCCTCAAATGGAGTCCGCAGATGGCGATCCGGGCCGACCAGGTGGGTTCTTCCGGGGCGTTCGGCGCGGTGCCCTTGATTACCGGCACCTTGCTGATTTCCTTCATCGCCATGGTGGTGGCCGTGCCCATCGGGCTGTTGTCCGCCATTTATCTGTCGGAATACGCCGGGTCGAGGTTCCGCGCCATCGCCAAGCCCTTGCTGGAAATCCTGGCCGGCATCCCCACTGTGGTCTATGGCTTCTTCGCGGCCTTGGTGGTGGCCCCGTTCGTGCGCGATCTCGGCGCCCATCTGGGCTTGGTGGTCTCTTCCGAAAGCGCCCTGGCGGCGGGATTCGTCATGGGCATCATGATCATTCCCTTCGTGTCCTCACTGTCGGACGATTTCATCAACGCCGTGCCGCAATCGCTGAGGGATGGTGCCTACGCCCTGGGCGCGACCCAGGCCGAAACCATCCGCCAGGTGGTCATGCCGGCCGCCTTGCCCGGTATTGTCGGCGGGGTGTTGCTGGCGGTGTCCCGCGCCATCGGCGAAACCATGATCGTGGTGATGGCGGCCGGTTTGACCGCCAACCTCACCGCCAATCCCCTCGAAGCGGTGACCACCGTCACCACCCAAATCGTGACCCTGTTGGTGGGCGACCAGGAATTCGACAGCCCCAAGACCCTCGCGGCCTTCGCCCTGGGGTTGGTGTTGTTCCTGCTGACCCTGGTGCTTAACATCGTCGCCCTGCATGTGGTCAGGAAATATCGTGAGCAATATGAATAA
- a CDS encoding alpha-L-glutamate ligase-like protein, giving the protein MAWKFRWPWQRLRALGIMGLNERNADFILPYNPRRNYPLVDDKRRTKTLAMAAGIPVPELYAAIEIVHEIERLGELLGAYEDFVVKPAHGSGGEGIMIVAGRHGGRYRKADGSLADDEELGHHIANILSGMYSLGGLPDSALIEYRVKFDPIFEHVSFQGVPDIRTLVFRGVPVLAMIRLPTRLSDGKANLHQGAIGVGIDLATGCTFSGVWHESPVEHHPDTGGCLAGLQIPYWDDILSLTARCHDLAGLGFIGVDIVLDESLGPMMLEINARPGLSIQLANKLGLLPRLRKLEALPRIPESIPERVKLAKSLALWL; this is encoded by the coding sequence GTGGCGTGGAAATTCCGCTGGCCTTGGCAGCGGTTGCGGGCTTTGGGCATCATGGGTTTGAATGAGCGCAACGCCGATTTCATCCTGCCCTATAACCCGCGCCGCAATTATCCCCTGGTCGATGACAAGCGCCGCACCAAAACCCTGGCGATGGCGGCGGGGATTCCGGTGCCGGAACTCTATGCCGCCATCGAGATCGTGCATGAGATCGAGCGCCTGGGCGAATTGCTGGGGGCTTACGAGGATTTCGTGGTCAAGCCGGCCCATGGCAGCGGCGGCGAGGGCATCATGATCGTGGCCGGACGCCATGGCGGGCGCTACCGCAAGGCCGATGGCTCCTTGGCCGATGACGAGGAACTGGGCCACCATATCGCCAATATCCTCAGCGGTATGTATAGCCTGGGCGGCTTGCCGGATTCGGCCCTGATCGAATACCGGGTGAAATTCGATCCTATCTTCGAACATGTGAGTTTCCAGGGCGTGCCGGATATCCGTACTTTGGTGTTCCGGGGCGTGCCGGTGCTGGCGATGATCCGCCTGCCGACCCGGCTGTCGGACGGCAAGGCCAACCTGCACCAAGGGGCCATCGGGGTGGGAATCGACCTCGCCACGGGTTGCACCTTCTCCGGTGTTTGGCACGAAAGCCCAGTCGAGCATCATCCCGACACCGGCGGTTGTCTGGCCGGTCTCCAGATTCCCTATTGGGACGACATCCTGTCTTTGACGGCGCGCTGCCATGATTTGGCCGGGCTGGGTTTCATCGGGGTCGATATCGTCTTGGACGAAAGCCTCGGTCCGATGATGCTGGAAATCAACGCCCGTCCCGGTTTGAGCATACAACTTGCCAACAAACTGGGCCTGTTGCCGCGCCTGCGCAAACTCGAAGCCCTGCCGCGCATCCCCGAATCCATCCCCGAGCGGGTAAAATTGGCGAAATCCCTGGCTTTATGGTTGTAG
- a CDS encoding penicillin acylase family protein has product MLLKHKLYVLSFALLGLTAPVAYQIDRMAMSLPRLDGEIRIPGLSGPVTVEADAKAIPTVTAPIREDAQRALGYLHARDRLFQMDLMRRKSAGRLAEIFGEKALPVDLAQRVYEFQRTAQAIAAHLPPDQQAALAAYAQGVNAYIAGAQEFPPEFRVLRYRPEPWQAADSLLVALGMFQTLSDQETEERMLTTMARLLPPEVVAFLTPDTDEYTRPLLGGAGSHRPAQPVPVAAIAHLLEANAGRNPPLAAVGPEPPDIGSNNWAVGGRKTADGRALVANDMHLPLGVPNVWYRARLRYGEVDISGVTLPGAPPIVVGSNGHIAWGFTNIEGDFLDLVRLEINPANADEYRTPEGWRRFETRQETLQVKDGPPVPVTLKSTLWGPVSPAPLLGDPVAIHWNALDPQAVNLGLIDMDRATTLEHAMALLNRTGSPPQNVVLADADGHIAWTYMGYYPKRVGLDGSVAESWAKPGVGWDGYIPPEQLPRLIDPPEGFIATANSRTLGKDYPYIIGHGFANGYRAYRIAEQLRAKPLWSEADLLGLQLDTTSGFYEFYRELALATLDEAALKSDPALADAKAAIQAWDGRLAPDSLGIGLLINWRLDLAQALFAPLMAGCAAAEPGFAYRWREQETPLRAWLAGRAPDTLPERHTDWHGFLLDNLKRSAAKLLAEHPGAQLAALPWGEINRVAIRHPFSRSFPAAGFLLDMPETAGACNSFCIKALNNGHGASERMAVSPNHPEAGILHIPGGQSGHPLSPYYRDQERAWAEGRPLPFLPGKTEHRLTLVPDRAG; this is encoded by the coding sequence ATGCTCCTCAAACACAAGCTTTACGTGCTGTCTTTCGCGCTGTTGGGCCTCACCGCCCCGGTGGCCTATCAAATCGACCGGATGGCGATGTCCTTGCCGCGCTTGGACGGCGAAATCCGTATTCCCGGACTCTCCGGCCCGGTGACGGTGGAAGCCGACGCCAAGGCCATCCCCACCGTGACCGCGCCCATCCGCGAGGACGCCCAGCGGGCCTTGGGCTATCTCCACGCCCGCGACCGGCTGTTCCAGATGGATTTGATGCGGCGCAAGTCGGCGGGACGGCTGGCGGAAATCTTCGGCGAAAAAGCGCTGCCGGTGGACCTGGCCCAGCGGGTCTACGAGTTCCAACGCACCGCCCAGGCCATCGCCGCCCACCTGCCACCGGACCAACAAGCGGCGCTCGCGGCCTATGCCCAGGGCGTCAACGCCTATATCGCCGGTGCCCAGGAATTCCCGCCCGAATTCCGGGTGCTGCGCTACCGTCCCGAACCCTGGCAGGCGGCGGATAGCCTGTTGGTGGCGTTGGGGATGTTCCAGACCCTCAGCGACCAGGAAACCGAGGAACGCATGCTGACCACGATGGCGCGGCTGTTGCCGCCCGAGGTGGTGGCCTTCCTGACCCCCGACACCGACGAATACACCCGGCCCTTGCTGGGCGGCGCGGGCAGCCACCGACCCGCCCAGCCGGTGCCGGTCGCCGCCATCGCCCACTTGCTCGAAGCCAACGCGGGGCGGAATCCGCCGCTCGCCGCCGTGGGACCGGAACCGCCCGATATCGGCTCCAACAACTGGGCGGTCGGGGGCCGGAAAACCGCCGATGGCCGCGCCCTGGTCGCCAACGATATGCACCTGCCGCTGGGCGTGCCGAATGTCTGGTACCGCGCCCGGCTGCGCTATGGCGAAGTGGATATTTCCGGCGTCACCCTGCCCGGCGCCCCGCCCATCGTCGTGGGCAGCAACGGCCATATCGCCTGGGGTTTCACCAATATCGAGGGCGATTTCCTCGACCTGGTGCGGCTGGAAATCAACCCGGCCAATGCGGATGAATACCGGACCCCGGAAGGCTGGCGGCGCTTCGAGACCCGCCAGGAAACCCTCCAGGTCAAGGACGGCCCGCCCGTCCCGGTGACGCTGAAAAGCACGCTGTGGGGTCCGGTGTCCCCGGCTCCCCTCCTGGGCGATCCGGTCGCCATCCATTGGAACGCGCTCGACCCGCAAGCCGTGAACCTGGGGCTGATCGACATGGACCGGGCCACGACCCTGGAGCACGCCATGGCGCTCCTGAACCGCACCGGCTCGCCCCCGCAAAACGTGGTGCTGGCCGACGCGGACGGCCATATCGCCTGGACCTATATGGGCTATTACCCGAAGCGGGTCGGACTGGATGGCAGCGTGGCCGAATCCTGGGCCAAGCCCGGCGTCGGCTGGGACGGCTATATCCCGCCGGAGCAATTGCCGCGGCTGATCGATCCGCCGGAGGGCTTCATCGCCACCGCCAACAGCCGCACCCTGGGCAAGGATTACCCCTACATCATCGGCCATGGTTTCGCCAATGGCTACCGCGCCTACCGCATCGCGGAACAACTCCGCGCCAAGCCGCTGTGGTCGGAAGCCGATTTGCTCGGCCTGCAATTGGATACCACCAGCGGCTTCTACGAGTTCTACCGCGAGTTGGCGCTGGCAACCCTGGACGAGGCGGCGCTGAAATCCGATCCGGCCCTGGCGGACGCCAAGGCGGCGATCCAGGCCTGGGATGGACGGCTGGCCCCGGACAGCCTCGGAATCGGCTTGTTGATCAATTGGCGTTTGGATTTGGCGCAGGCTTTGTTCGCCCCGCTGATGGCGGGCTGCGCCGCCGCCGAGCCCGGTTTCGCCTACCGCTGGCGCGAGCAGGAAACCCCGTTGCGGGCCTGGCTCGCCGGGCGCGCGCCCGACACCCTGCCGGAGCGCCACACGGATTGGCACGGCTTCCTCTTGGACAACCTGAAGCGGAGCGCGGCCAAGCTCTTGGCGGAACATCCAGGGGCCCAACTCGCGGCCTTGCCTTGGGGTGAAATCAACCGGGTGGCGATCCGGCATCCGTTCAGCCGGAGCTTCCCGGCGGCGGGCTTCCTGCTGGACATGCCGGAAACCGCCGGGGCTTGCAATAGCTTCTGCATCAAGGCGCTGAACAACGGCCACGGGGCCAGCGAGCGCATGGCGGTATCGCCCAACCATCCCGAGGCTGGCATCCTGCATATTCCGGGCGGGCAATCGGGGCATCCGCTGTCGCCTTATTACCGCGACCAGGAGCGGGCCTGGGCGGAAGGACGCCCCCTGCCCTTCCTACCGGGGAAAACCGAACACCGGCTGACCCTGGTGCCGGACCGGGCGGGCTGA
- the pstA gene encoding phosphate ABC transporter permease PstA — translation MNNPAPSQPRNRTVDIVMASMARRRRAEQRFRAYGLVSIIIGLCFLFVLFGSIIGNGYSAFRQTFIALDVVFDPATLDPENTHDRAILEAADYDALLKASLGTLFPEVGERKQKRALYGMVSSSASMELRQRLLDNPSLLGKTERIWVPADDVIDMLVKGQFDAQAAETDEKLKSQQAWVEKLKADHRIETRFNTTFFTKGDSREPEAAGIWGAVMGSAFTLLVTLALSLPIGMAAAIYLEEFAPQNQWTDLIEVNINNLAAVPSIVFGLLGLAVFINFFGLPRSSPLVGGLVLALMTLPVIIIAGRSALKSVPPSVREAALGVGASAMQTVFHHVLPLAMPGMLTGAIIGMARALGESAPLLMIGMVAFIVDIPKGINEPSTVLPVQIYLWADSPERAFVERTSGAILVLLLFLILMNGAAVYLRRRYERRW, via the coding sequence ATGAATAACCCCGCACCTTCGCAGCCGCGCAACCGCACCGTCGATATCGTCATGGCCAGCATGGCCCGGCGGCGGCGGGCGGAACAGCGTTTCCGGGCCTATGGGCTGGTTTCCATCATCATCGGGCTGTGCTTTTTGTTCGTGCTGTTCGGTAGCATCATCGGCAACGGCTATAGCGCGTTCCGGCAAACCTTCATCGCGCTGGACGTGGTTTTCGACCCAGCCACCCTGGACCCTGAAAACACCCACGACCGCGCCATCCTGGAAGCCGCCGACTACGACGCCTTGCTCAAGGCCAGCCTGGGCACCTTGTTCCCCGAGGTCGGCGAACGCAAGCAAAAGCGGGCTTTGTACGGGATGGTGAGTTCTTCCGCCTCGATGGAATTGCGCCAGCGTTTATTGGACAATCCCAGCCTCCTGGGCAAAACCGAGCGTATTTGGGTGCCCGCCGACGATGTCATCGACATGTTGGTGAAAGGCCAATTCGACGCCCAAGCCGCCGAGACCGACGAAAAACTGAAAAGTCAACAGGCCTGGGTGGAAAAGCTCAAGGCCGATCACCGCATCGAAACCCGCTTCAATACCACCTTCTTCACCAAGGGCGATTCCCGCGAGCCGGAAGCGGCGGGGATTTGGGGCGCGGTGATGGGTTCGGCCTTCACCTTGCTGGTGACGCTGGCGCTGTCCCTGCCCATCGGCATGGCGGCGGCGATCTATCTGGAGGAATTCGCCCCGCAGAACCAGTGGACCGATTTAATCGAGGTCAATATCAACAATCTGGCGGCGGTGCCCTCGATTGTGTTCGGCTTGCTCGGGCTCGCGGTGTTCATCAATTTCTTCGGCCTGCCGCGGTCCTCGCCCTTGGTCGGCGGCTTGGTGCTGGCCTTGATGACCTTGCCGGTCATCATCATCGCCGGGCGCTCGGCCTTGAAGTCGGTGCCGCCCTCGGTGCGGGAAGCCGCCTTGGGCGTGGGTGCCTCGGCCATGCAGACGGTGTTCCACCATGTGCTGCCCTTGGCGATGCCGGGGATGCTGACCGGGGCCATCATCGGCATGGCCCGCGCCCTGGGTGAAAGCGCACCGCTGCTGATGATCGGCATGGTGGCTTTTATCGTCGATATTCCCAAAGGCATCAACGAACCTTCGACGGTGCTGCCGGTGCAAATCTACCTATGGGCGGACAGCCCGGAACGCGCCTTCGTCGAACGCACCTCGGGGGCCATCCTGGTGTTGTTGCTGTTCTTGATCCTGATGAACGGAGCCGCGGTCTATCTGCGTCGGCGCTATGAGCGGCGCTGGTAA
- the rph gene encoding ribonuclease PH — translation MRPSGRQPDELRKIALTCHYTKHAEGSVLVEFGDTRVICTASIEDRVPPFLKGKGGGWITAEYGMLPRATHERTGREAAKGKQAGRTMEIQRLIGRSLRAALDLEALGERTVTIDCDVIQADGGTRTASITGGFVALSLAVRHLLKQRRLKVNPIHGQIASVSVGIYKGAPVLDLDYKEDCEAETDMNVVMNDAGAYIEVQGTAEGHAFRREELDAMLVLAGKGIGELLAHQREALEQSKLG, via the coding sequence ATGAGACCGAGCGGCCGCCAACCCGACGAACTGAGGAAAATCGCCCTGACCTGCCATTACACCAAGCACGCCGAAGGCTCGGTCCTGGTCGAGTTCGGCGATACCCGCGTCATTTGCACCGCCAGCATCGAGGACCGGGTGCCGCCCTTCCTCAAGGGCAAGGGCGGTGGTTGGATCACCGCCGAATATGGCATGTTGCCCCGCGCCACCCACGAACGCACTGGCCGCGAAGCCGCCAAGGGCAAGCAAGCCGGGCGCACCATGGAAATCCAGCGCCTGATTGGCCGTTCGCTGCGGGCCGCCTTGGATTTGGAAGCCTTGGGCGAGCGCACCGTCACCATCGATTGCGACGTGATCCAGGCCGACGGCGGCACCCGCACCGCGTCCATCACCGGCGGTTTCGTGGCTTTGAGCCTGGCCGTGCGCCATTTGCTCAAGCAGCGGCGGCTCAAGGTCAATCCCATCCACGGGCAGATCGCCTCGGTGTCGGTGGGCATCTACAAGGGCGCGCCGGTGCTGGACCTCGATTACAAGGAGGATTGCGAGGCCGAGACCGATATGAACGTGGTGATGAACGACGCCGGGGCGTATATCGAAGTGCAGGGCACCGCCGAGGGCCACGCCTTCCGCCGCGAGGAACTCGACGCGATGTTGGTATTGGCCGGGAAGGGCATCGGGGAATTGCTGGCGCACCAGCGCGAGGCTTTGGAGCAGAGCAAGCTGGGCTAA
- a CDS encoding ATP-dependent zinc protease family protein — protein MHRLVLSLQAGLVAALCAIPVSTLAGPPVREKLVMGWLESVFLRPWNLRVTAKLDTGAKTSSLHADAIEHFTKEGGQEWVRFALDGVDDSKPLVVERPLVRMAYVKTHGGHSDKREVIRLALCKNGKEYETEFTLDDRSNFNYPLLLGRSFLQDVAWVDASATFLYKADTDPCRGAAPVPMSPERKKEE, from the coding sequence GTGCATCGTTTGGTCCTATCCCTACAGGCCGGCCTCGTCGCCGCGCTGTGCGCGATCCCCGTGTCCACCCTGGCCGGTCCGCCGGTACGGGAAAAGCTGGTCATGGGCTGGTTGGAATCGGTGTTCCTGCGGCCATGGAATCTCCGGGTCACGGCCAAGCTCGACACCGGGGCCAAGACTTCCTCGCTCCATGCCGACGCCATCGAGCATTTCACCAAGGAGGGTGGGCAGGAATGGGTCAGGTTCGCCCTGGACGGCGTGGACGATAGCAAGCCCTTGGTGGTCGAGCGCCCCTTGGTGCGGATGGCCTATGTCAAGACCCATGGCGGGCATTCCGACAAGCGCGAGGTCATCAGGCTCGCGCTGTGCAAGAACGGCAAGGAATACGAGACCGAGTTCACCCTGGACGACCGTAGCAATTTCAACTATCCGCTGTTGCTGGGCCGGAGTTTCCTGCAAGATGTGGCCTGGGTCGATGCCTCCGCGACCTTTCTCTACAAGGCCGATACCGATCCTTGCCGGGGGGCGGCACCCGTGCCGATGTCCCCCGAGCGCAAGAAGGAAGAGTAG
- a CDS encoding inactive transglutaminase family protein, whose translation MRNLHVKILALVLVGLGLSLCWYKVTRLGLPLLPTEKAEVWTVEARIEFKARHDTPIKVQFSIPRQPQGYTVVDENFVSSNYGLGTGDDGQNRQAQWAVRKSKGYQVLYYRIHLARDPTAQPLPDAVALLPTATARDPQFPELIRSAALGLMEEVRSKSADSASFAGELLSRLNAPGTDPNVALLRQDIQSPEDWARRLANLLALANIPARTVHLLLLRDGISHGALTPWLEVYDGSQWRAFNPQTAESGFPKDALIWHIGAGPVLDIVGGKYGKVEYSVTERTQDRTLVAEQRARQMGSRLMEYSMFSLPVGTQNVYRVLLMVPVGAFLIVFLRNVIGLKTFGTFMPILIALAFRETELLWGLILFCVLVGLGLVIRFYLEYLKLLLVPRLASVLIIVILLMMAVSLVSHKLGFDKGLSVALFPMVILAMTIERMSLVWEELGPAEALKQGFGSLFVASLGYLSMSSRFLGHLVFVFPELLLVVLALTLLLGRYTGYRLTELWRFRAALRG comes from the coding sequence TTGCGGAACTTGCACGTCAAAATCCTCGCCTTGGTCTTGGTGGGCCTCGGGCTTTCCCTGTGCTGGTATAAAGTCACCCGGCTGGGCCTGCCCCTGCTGCCCACCGAGAAGGCCGAGGTGTGGACCGTCGAGGCCCGCATCGAATTCAAGGCCCGCCACGACACCCCGATCAAGGTGCAGTTTTCCATCCCGCGCCAGCCCCAGGGCTATACCGTGGTGGACGAGAATTTCGTGTCCAGCAATTACGGGCTGGGCACCGGGGACGACGGCCAGAACCGCCAGGCGCAATGGGCGGTGCGCAAGAGCAAGGGCTATCAGGTGTTGTATTACCGCATCCATCTGGCCCGCGATCCCACCGCCCAGCCGCTGCCGGACGCGGTGGCCCTGCTGCCGACCGCCACCGCCCGCGATCCGCAATTCCCGGAATTGATCCGCTCGGCGGCGCTGGGCTTGATGGAGGAGGTGCGCAGCAAATCGGCGGATTCGGCCTCGTTCGCGGGCGAATTGCTATCGCGGCTCAACGCGCCGGGCACCGACCCCAATGTCGCCTTGCTCCGGCAGGATATCCAATCGCCCGAGGATTGGGCGCGGCGCTTGGCGAACCTCCTGGCCTTGGCCAACATCCCGGCGCGGACGGTCCATCTCCTGCTGCTGCGGGATGGCATCAGCCATGGTGCCTTGACGCCCTGGCTGGAGGTCTACGATGGCAGCCAATGGCGGGCCTTCAATCCGCAGACGGCGGAAAGCGGTTTCCCCAAGGACGCCTTGATCTGGCATATCGGCGCGGGGCCGGTGCTGGATATCGTCGGCGGCAAATACGGCAAGGTCGAATATTCCGTCACCGAGCGCACCCAGGACCGCACCCTGGTCGCGGAGCAACGCGCCCGCCAAATGGGGTCGCGCCTGATGGAATATTCGATGTTCAGCCTGCCGGTGGGGACGCAGAACGTCTACCGCGTGCTGCTGATGGTGCCGGTGGGGGCGTTCTTGATCGTGTTCCTACGCAATGTGATCGGACTCAAGACCTTTGGCACCTTCATGCCCATCCTGATCGCCTTGGCGTTCCGCGAGACCGAACTGCTGTGGGGCTTGATCCTGTTCTGCGTGCTGGTGGGTCTGGGGCTGGTGATCCGCTTCTACCTGGAATATCTCAAGCTCTTGTTGGTGCCGCGGCTGGCCTCGGTGCTGATCATCGTCATCCTGTTGATGATGGCGGTGAGCTTGGTCAGCCATAAGCTCGGCTTCGACAAGGGCTTGTCGGTGGCCTTGTTCCCCATGGTGATCCTGGCGATGACCATTGAGCGCATGTCTTTGGTCTGGGAGGAATTGGGACCGGCGGAGGCGCTCAAGCAAGGCTTCGGTAGTCTGTTCGTGGCCTCGCTGGGCTATCTCAGCATGAGCAGCCGGTTCCTGGGGCATCTGGTGTTCGTGTTCCCGGAATTGCTGCTGGTGGTGTTGGCGCTGACCTTGCTGCTGGGGCGTTATACCGGCTACCGCCTGACCGAGCTATGGCGGTTCCGGGCCGCGCTGCGGGGTTAG
- the pstB gene encoding phosphate ABC transporter ATP-binding protein PstB: MKNREKTPSEVAFNREYTETVGEITSPNPRIECRGVQVHYGEKLAISGVSLDIGRNEVIALIGPSGCGKSTFLRCLNRMNDTIPACRVSGEITLDGRNIYDPTVDVVPLRAQVGMVFQKPNPFPKSIFENVAYGPRIHGLVASKVELEEVVESSLRRAGLWDEVKDYLHQPGTSLSGGQQQRLCIARTIAVNPEVILMDEPCSALDPIATAKIEQLIDELRSQFTIAIVTHSMQQAARVSQRTAYFHMGRLIEVGETARIFTNPHHQLTEDYITGRFG, from the coding sequence ATGAAAAACAGAGAAAAAACTCCCTCCGAAGTCGCCTTCAACCGTGAATATACGGAAACCGTGGGCGAAATCACCTCGCCCAATCCCCGCATCGAATGCCGGGGCGTCCAGGTCCACTACGGCGAGAAGCTGGCGATTTCGGGTGTCAGCCTGGACATCGGCCGCAACGAGGTCATCGCCTTGATCGGCCCTTCGGGTTGCGGCAAATCCACCTTCCTCCGGTGTTTGAACCGGATGAACGACACCATCCCGGCTTGCCGCGTTTCCGGTGAAATCACCCTCGATGGCCGCAACATCTACGATCCGACCGTCGATGTCGTGCCCTTGCGGGCGCAGGTCGGCATGGTGTTCCAAAAGCCCAACCCCTTCCCCAAGAGCATCTTCGAGAACGTGGCCTATGGGCCGCGCATCCATGGCTTGGTGGCGTCCAAGGTGGAGCTTGAAGAAGTCGTGGAATCCTCCCTGCGCCGCGCCGGGCTGTGGGACGAGGTCAAGGATTATCTGCACCAGCCCGGCACCAGCCTCTCCGGCGGCCAGCAGCAAAGGCTGTGCATCGCCCGCACCATCGCCGTGAACCCGGAAGTCATCCTGATGGACGAGCCTTGTTCGGCGCTCGATCCCATCGCCACCGCCAAGATCGAGCAATTGATCGACGAACTCCGGTCGCAATTCACCATCGCCATCGTGACCCATTCCATGCAGCAGGCGGCGCGGGTGTCCCAGCGCACGGCCTATTTCCATATGGGGCGTTTGATCGAGGTCGGCGAGACGGCGCGTATCTTCACCAATCCCCATCATCAGTTGACGGAGGATTACATCACCGGGCGTTTCGGCTGA